Proteins encoded together in one bacterium window:
- a CDS encoding uracil-DNA glycosylase has translation MHIIKKQAVLNALYQKYANCQACPLATMGRTQVVFGVGNPDAHLMFIGEAPGFNEDLKGEPFIGRAGQLLTKIIEAMDLSRQKVYISNVVKCRPPNNRTPTTLERETCKNLLLVAQIAIIQPKIICTLGSPSTKALLGDDVQISLVRGKFFEYQGIPVMPTFHPAYLLRNPVEKRTVWEDMKKIMEKLKEFE, from the coding sequence ATGCACATCATCAAGAAACAAGCAGTCCTCAACGCTCTTTATCAAAAATATGCTAACTGCCAAGCATGTCCCCTTGCCACCATGGGCCGCACCCAAGTTGTCTTTGGTGTTGGCAACCCGGACGCACACTTAATGTTTATTGGCGAGGCGCCTGGCTTTAATGAAGACCTAAAAGGCGAGCCTTTTATCGGCCGCGCCGGCCAACTGCTTACCAAAATTATTGAAGCAATGGACCTCTCTCGCCAAAAAGTTTATATCTCAAATGTTGTTAAATGCCGCCCACCAAACAACCGCACACCAACCACGCTTGAGCGCGAAACGTGTAAAAATTTACTGTTGGTAGCGCAAATTGCAATCATTCAGCCAAAAATAATTTGCACGCTCGGCTCCCCATCAACCAAAGCATTGCTCGGCGATGACGTTCAAATTTCACTGGTACGCGGAAAATTTTTTGAATACCAAGGCATTCCCGTCATGCCAACGTTCCATCCCGCCTACTTACTCCGCAATCCCGTAGAAAAGCGAACGGTGTGGGAAGACATGAAAAAAATTATGGAAAAGCTCAAAGAGTTTGAATAG
- a CDS encoding M15 family metallopeptidase, producing MKSVFRVLIMVLTFFYAGTSFGVENMSFGIEKRGFVKTDFVNIKKLCPSIQVDLIYSHDSNFTKKVVYNDCPSDVCYLRYGTAKKLVAVQEELELQGLGLKIADGYRPQSVQYTFWELMPDERYVINPHIAGPGKGSKHNRGAAVDLTLINLATGQELEMPSVIDDFTEKAHRKYEAMEPVAAHNCRLLENVMKKHGFKPFSFEWWHFNDADWREYELCDISFAELAKNESLEQPELIQR from the coding sequence ATGAAGAGTGTTTTTCGTGTTCTTATTATGGTGCTAACTTTTTTTTATGCTGGTACCAGCTTTGGTGTGGAAAATATGAGCTTTGGGATTGAAAAGAGAGGTTTTGTTAAAACAGATTTTGTAAATATTAAAAAACTTTGTCCCAGTATTCAGGTTGATTTGATTTATTCGCACGACAGTAATTTTACAAAAAAAGTGGTGTATAATGACTGCCCTTCTGATGTTTGCTATCTACGTTATGGAACCGCTAAAAAACTTGTTGCTGTTCAAGAAGAACTTGAATTACAAGGTCTTGGTTTAAAAATTGCCGATGGCTATCGCCCCCAGTCTGTGCAATATACTTTTTGGGAGCTTATGCCGGACGAGCGTTATGTTATCAATCCACATATTGCCGGCCCAGGAAAAGGATCTAAGCATAATCGAGGCGCTGCAGTTGATCTGACACTGATTAACCTTGCTACTGGTCAAGAACTTGAGATGCCTTCAGTGATTGACGATTTTACTGAAAAGGCACATAGAAAGTATGAAGCCATGGAGCCTGTGGCAGCTCATAATTGCAGATTGTTGGAAAATGTTATGAAAAAACATGGCTTTAAGCCGTTCTCTTTTGAGTGGTGGCATTTTAATGATGCAGACTGGCGGGAGTATGAGCTCTGCGATATTTCATTTGCTGAGCTGGCAAAGAATGAAAGCTTGGAGCAGCCTGAATTGATCCAACGATAA
- a CDS encoding C40 family peptidase → MKILIRCVAGLGAWLLATAVIQAGGLQKMVVCVPVADVRNEIKAAPAGLRGPALFKKMKGQLSQVLMGECILAEPDRPGWLRVELLEQKNWHKNKFSSMVGYIQDHQAVPVESFPTCTSVVRSLWAPVVYKNKKLFLLSCGTKLKARRVSDEWCKVILPVGKVGLMRLSDISFVQPALVGSSEQLRESVVDLAKQFLGSPYVWGGRSAYALAKNNQITSIDCSGLVNVVFQSVGLQVPRNSVSQFKTSKSVLHGKDLKPGDLIFFGSSEDPVASIAHVGIYAGNDTFIEATGRDKSLSTRISTLQDVAGESLTNLKNGQQCVGGSRRNEYIFFGSMLADQVLAQQMHNDWLGRD, encoded by the coding sequence ATGAAAATTTTAATACGATGTGTAGCTGGTCTAGGGGCATGGCTTTTGGCAACTGCTGTTATTCAGGCAGGAGGGCTGCAAAAAATGGTTGTTTGTGTGCCGGTGGCAGATGTGCGCAATGAAATAAAGGCAGCGCCTGCTGGCCTGCGTGGTCCTGCTCTATTTAAAAAGATGAAAGGGCAGCTTTCACAAGTTCTGATGGGAGAATGTATTTTGGCTGAGCCTGACAGGCCAGGCTGGTTGCGCGTAGAGTTGCTTGAACAAAAAAATTGGCATAAAAATAAGTTTTCAAGCATGGTTGGCTATATTCAGGATCATCAGGCGGTGCCGGTTGAATCTTTTCCGACTTGTACAAGCGTTGTGCGTTCTTTGTGGGCTCCCGTTGTTTATAAAAATAAAAAATTGTTTTTACTTTCGTGCGGGACAAAGCTAAAAGCTCGGCGCGTGAGCGATGAGTGGTGCAAAGTGATTTTGCCGGTCGGCAAGGTTGGCTTGATGCGTTTATCTGACATTTCTTTTGTGCAACCTGCTCTTGTTGGCTCGTCTGAACAGTTAAGAGAATCGGTTGTTGATTTGGCAAAGCAATTTCTTGGAAGTCCTTATGTGTGGGGTGGCCGCAGTGCGTATGCGCTGGCAAAGAATAATCAAATTACCAGCATTGACTGCTCTGGCTTAGTTAATGTTGTTTTTCAATCGGTTGGTTTGCAAGTACCGCGCAATTCGGTGAGTCAGTTTAAAACTAGTAAGTCAGTTTTGCATGGTAAAGATTTAAAGCCGGGCGATTTAATATTTTTTGGGTCCTCTGAAGATCCAGTTGCTTCGATTGCGCATGTTGGTATTTATGCGGGCAATGATACGTTTATTGAAGCGACTGGTCGTGATAAAAGCTTGAGTACTCGCATAAGTACTCTTCAAGATGTTGCCGGAGAGTCTCTGACGAACTTAAAAAATGGGCAGCAGTGTGTTGGTGGGTCGCGGCGGAACGAGTATATTTTTTTTGGAAGCATGTTGGCTGACCAAGTGCTTGCGCAGCAAATGCATAATGACTGGCTTGGTCGCGATTAA
- the nusA gene encoding transcription termination factor NusA — MNLADVIENLVEERGLDRDQIAAIVCDGIQTAYTKKYPYVDVLVTYNKKTGLVEILAEKEVVNTVEDPDTEITLRRAKMVDAKAELGSLIHVPFEQEIGRVEIIAAKQIISAKIRELEHMAVYNEFKDRKGAIIIGAVHKRERAGMVIKIGEIMGLLPNENIPIGETIKVGHQIRVLVQDVLVAARGDYQIILDRASADFVKGLIELEIPEVYEGIVEIRKIVRTAGYKTKAIVASTSKDIDPVGTCVGVGGARIKPILRELGQEKVDLIEATDDLDDLVKDSLKPADIDKVEVNEQSSVAMVWLAQDQRSLAIGKLGQNITLASKLTGLEIHLQDIQPPRGHEEGFIDRPFEHKDENDGTED, encoded by the coding sequence GTGAATCTTGCAGATGTAATAGAAAATCTCGTTGAAGAGCGTGGTCTTGATCGGGATCAAATAGCCGCCATCGTTTGCGACGGTATTCAAACGGCATATACAAAAAAATATCCCTACGTTGATGTTTTGGTTACTTATAACAAAAAAACCGGTCTCGTAGAAATTTTGGCTGAAAAAGAAGTTGTAAATACGGTTGAAGACCCTGATACCGAAATAACACTTCGTAGAGCCAAAATGGTTGATGCAAAAGCTGAACTTGGCTCACTTATTCATGTTCCATTCGAACAGGAAATTGGTCGCGTTGAAATTATTGCGGCCAAGCAAATCATTTCTGCAAAGATTCGGGAACTTGAGCATATGGCGGTTTACAATGAGTTTAAAGACCGTAAGGGCGCTATTATTATTGGTGCTGTGCATAAACGTGAACGCGCAGGCATGGTAATAAAGATTGGCGAAATTATGGGCTTGTTGCCTAATGAAAACATTCCTATTGGCGAAACAATTAAGGTAGGGCACCAAATTCGCGTTCTTGTACAAGACGTGCTTGTTGCGGCCAGGGGCGATTACCAAATTATTCTCGATCGCGCTTCGGCAGATTTTGTTAAGGGCCTTATCGAGCTTGAAATTCCTGAAGTTTATGAAGGAATTGTCGAAATAAGGAAAATTGTTCGAACTGCCGGTTATAAAACCAAGGCAATCGTTGCTTCGACTAGCAAAGACATTGATCCTGTGGGAACGTGTGTTGGCGTTGGTGGTGCGCGTATTAAGCCTATTTTGCGGGAGCTCGGGCAAGAAAAAGTTGATTTGATTGAGGCAACCGACGATCTTGACGATTTAGTAAAAGATAGTCTTAAGCCTGCAGATATCGACAAAGTAGAGGTAAATGAGCAATCAAGTGTAGCAATGGTTTGGCTGGCTCAAGATCAGCGATCGCTGGCCATTGGAAAACTTGGACAAAATATAACCTTGGCGTCTAAGTTGACTGGTTTGGAAATTCACCTGCAAGATATACAACCGCCGCGTGGCCACGAAGAAGGCTTTATTGACCGACCTTTTGAGCACAAAGACGAGAATGACGGCACGGAAGACTAA
- a CDS encoding translation initiation factor IF-2 N-terminal domain-containing protein yields the protein MRVYEIAKELDISSKELVVFLKNEGSPVSNHMSMLTEKDIELVKKTFGKKTPKLAEVKIVAEKKPTPEKKSTSVKKTLTQKKEPDLKVAEPEKKTIVHSKTVEKKQQPGETAQKKDVEIATRNVASAQPKQETTSSNQIKGPTIAAPINQKTPVRSLVPEEEDVRFLDISTKQATSSMTFDRSKGSRGVNTQQNTGSRSSRRQHHRRRAARAAVEQQQHSAPITDVVLSKSLPLFEVAQLMGKSDGELILALLKRGMVCNRNNVLSTDVIESLAAQFGIQTSVAAPAPDKNVESIQAKIKQTEDGIQRWPVVVVMGHVDHGKTTLLDFIRKMNVAAREKGGITQHISAYEVNSKHGKIVFLDTPGHEAFSYLRQKGARITDIAVLVVAADDGVKL from the coding sequence ATGCGTGTATATGAGATTGCAAAAGAACTCGATATTTCAAGCAAGGAACTGGTAGTCTTTTTGAAAAATGAGGGATCGCCTGTCTCAAATCACATGTCGATGCTAACAGAAAAAGACATTGAGCTTGTCAAAAAGACTTTTGGGAAAAAGACGCCAAAGCTTGCCGAAGTAAAAATTGTGGCTGAAAAAAAGCCAACACCTGAAAAAAAATCGACTTCTGTCAAAAAAACTCTTACTCAGAAAAAAGAACCTGATTTAAAGGTTGCAGAGCCAGAAAAGAAGACGATAGTACACAGCAAAACGGTCGAAAAAAAACAACAACCAGGCGAAACGGCGCAAAAAAAAGACGTTGAAATAGCTACGAGGAATGTTGCTTCTGCACAACCAAAACAAGAAACAACCTCTTCTAATCAGATAAAGGGTCCCACAATCGCTGCACCAATTAATCAAAAAACACCTGTTCGTTCTTTAGTTCCTGAAGAAGAGGACGTAAGATTTTTAGATATTTCGACCAAGCAAGCTACAAGTAGTATGACGTTTGATCGCTCTAAAGGATCTCGTGGCGTTAACACTCAACAAAACACAGGCTCACGGTCGAGTAGACGCCAACATCACCGTCGTCGTGCGGCGCGAGCTGCTGTTGAACAACAGCAACATAGTGCACCGATTACTGACGTTGTGTTGTCAAAAAGCTTGCCTCTTTTCGAAGTTGCGCAATTGATGGGTAAGTCTGATGGCGAGCTTATCTTGGCCTTGTTAAAGCGTGGCATGGTCTGCAATCGCAACAATGTTCTTTCAACAGACGTTATCGAATCTCTGGCTGCACAATTTGGTATTCAAACATCCGTTGCAGCGCCAGCTCCCGACAAAAATGTCGAAAGCATTCAAGCAAAAATTAAACAAACTGAAGATGGCATTCAGCGTTGGCCGGTTGTTGTGGTGATGGGACACGTTGACCACGGCAAGACAACGTTATTAGACTTTATTCGTAAAATGAATGTTGCGGCTCGTGAAAAAGGTGGCATTACGCAACACATTAGTGCTTATGAAGTTAATAGCAAGCATGGCAAGATTGTGTTTTTGGACACGCCTGGGCACGAAGCTTTTTCTTATTTGAGACAAAAAGGCGCTCGAATTACTGATATTGCTGTTTTGGTGGTAGCAGCTGATGACGGCGTTAAGTTATAA
- the lpxK gene encoding tetraacyldisaccharide 4'-kinase codes for MLERIWDKTSSLQQLTFFEKILFCSLCLLEPLYRAGFFIVKFYRKKTGGTRVPFSVLSIGNLSVGGTGKSVVVSFLGNLLASRAPAIVLRGYGGRAAHDGTNILVSDGKNILCDVATSGDEACMFAQSFCGPVVVGADRLRSCQLLEAWSRKTDNAVKTIILDDAYQNYKIFKNVEILLLDARKPFDNGHTLPAGRLREKNYRRAHFFFLMHADQVSPAFLQFITTNLLIGVDEKFIFAGKHAYAGIFLHNAGVDQTKNLRYRLCMIVAGIGSPSGFERTVADADLISCASFIFPDHHDYSCADLEKIEQYAQEKDCFIAVTTAKDWVKLQPIVQKISSKIQWYVIRVTFDFLQTHDHQRFFTLLTNLLDHS; via the coding sequence ATGCTTGAACGTATTTGGGATAAAACAAGCTCGCTCCAGCAGTTAACGTTTTTTGAAAAAATACTCTTTTGTAGTTTATGCCTGCTCGAACCTTTATATCGGGCAGGTTTTTTTATTGTCAAGTTTTATCGTAAAAAAACGGGTGGTACAAGGGTGCCTTTTTCAGTGTTGTCGATTGGAAATCTTTCGGTTGGTGGGACTGGCAAATCAGTAGTAGTTTCTTTTTTGGGAAATCTTTTAGCAAGCCGAGCGCCAGCAATTGTGCTTCGTGGTTATGGTGGGCGTGCTGCGCACGACGGTACTAATATACTGGTCAGCGATGGAAAAAATATTTTATGTGATGTGGCAACAAGTGGCGACGAAGCATGTATGTTTGCACAATCGTTTTGTGGACCGGTGGTTGTTGGTGCAGACCGCTTGCGCTCGTGCCAACTGCTTGAAGCGTGGTCACGCAAAACAGATAATGCTGTAAAGACCATTATTCTTGATGATGCGTACCAAAATTACAAAATTTTCAAAAACGTTGAAATTTTGCTGTTAGATGCGCGCAAACCATTCGATAATGGACATACGTTGCCGGCTGGCAGATTGCGCGAAAAAAACTATCGTCGTGCGCATTTTTTTTTCCTCATGCATGCAGACCAGGTTTCTCCAGCTTTTTTACAATTTATCACCACGAATTTATTGATTGGCGTGGATGAAAAATTTATTTTTGCAGGCAAGCATGCGTATGCTGGTATTTTTTTACATAATGCTGGTGTTGATCAAACGAAAAATCTTCGCTATCGATTGTGCATGATTGTTGCTGGTATTGGTTCGCCGAGTGGCTTTGAACGCACGGTTGCTGATGCGGATCTTATTTCTTGTGCTTCATTTATTTTTCCAGATCATCATGATTATTCATGTGCTGATCTTGAAAAAATTGAACAGTATGCGCAAGAAAAAGATTGTTTTATTGCGGTGACGACTGCAAAAGATTGGGTTAAGTTGCAGCCTATCGTGCAAAAAATATCCAGTAAAATTCAGTGGTATGTTATTCGCGTTACGTTTGATTTTTTGCAAACGCATGATCATCAGCGTTTTTTCACTCTTTTAACAAATCTTTTAGACCATTCTTAA
- a CDS encoding undecaprenyl/decaprenyl-phosphate alpha-N-acetylglucosaminyl 1-phosphate transferase has protein sequence MMLVMRHVFSFLFSFLVAFYLLPLIAQAARRLRFLDEPNGTIKVHKAPVPYLGGLAVYIPFVATLSLVYPFETIIVWLLLGISLLLLVGLIDDFKVLKPGQKLFGQIIAVLCFLKGGLSLKTVFFSSGLNIFIAGFWMLSVINAFNLVDVMDGLSSLIAMVAAVSFFFVALFFKQYAYSILLLAFLGPLFAFFLHNKPPAKIYLGDAGSMFIGGFLAAMPLLFPWSYQFLDAYYVPAIILGIPLLEVSCLVIIRTWLGIPFFRGSPHHFCIYLIKKGWSKEQVLLFTGFMGSILSACALLFLSKIITLPLLVCAGVLFLGAWTFIIFSPALFRIQPEDLEPKSIIGAKRVAMNQSTISERHEQVK, from the coding sequence ATGATGCTGGTCATGAGGCATGTTTTTTCATTTCTTTTTTCATTTTTAGTTGCCTTTTATTTGTTACCTCTTATTGCGCAAGCAGCTCGTCGGCTGCGTTTTTTAGATGAGCCAAATGGTACTATTAAAGTTCATAAAGCGCCGGTTCCCTATCTTGGCGGGCTGGCGGTATACATTCCGTTTGTTGCAACACTCAGTCTTGTTTATCCTTTTGAAACTATTATTGTCTGGCTTTTGCTCGGCATCAGTTTGTTGTTACTGGTTGGCCTAATTGATGATTTTAAAGTATTGAAACCAGGACAAAAACTCTTTGGTCAAATTATTGCTGTGCTTTGTTTTTTGAAAGGCGGCTTGTCGCTTAAAACCGTGTTTTTTTCGTCAGGGCTCAATATTTTTATCGCTGGCTTTTGGATGCTTTCTGTTATTAACGCATTTAACCTTGTTGATGTCATGGATGGCCTTTCGTCGCTTATTGCCATGGTTGCTGCCGTATCGTTTTTCTTTGTTGCATTATTTTTTAAACAATATGCCTATAGCATTTTGTTGCTCGCTTTTTTGGGGCCGCTATTTGCTTTCTTTTTGCACAATAAGCCACCTGCAAAAATTTATTTGGGCGATGCGGGATCTATGTTTATTGGTGGTTTTTTGGCGGCGATGCCACTGCTGTTTCCGTGGAGCTATCAATTTTTAGATGCGTACTACGTTCCGGCAATTATTTTAGGTATTCCATTGTTGGAAGTTTCTTGTTTGGTGATCATTCGAACATGGCTTGGGATTCCATTTTTTCGCGGCAGCCCCCATCATTTTTGTATTTATTTGATTAAAAAAGGATGGAGCAAAGAGCAGGTTCTGTTGTTTACCGGCTTTATGGGAAGTATTTTATCGGCTTGCGCGCTGCTCTTTTTGAGTAAAATAATAACGTTGCCACTGCTTGTTTGCGCAGGGGTTCTTTTTTTAGGGGCGTGGACTTTTATTATTTTTTCTCCGGCGTTATTTCGTATTCAGCCTGAAGACCTTGAGCCAAAAAGTATTATTGGCGCCAAGCGAGTAGCCATGAATCAGTCGACAATTTCAGAGCGCCACGAGCAGGTCAAATAG
- a CDS encoding deoxyribonuclease IV has product MPHNKTLIGAHISAAGGLYKSAERALEIGCTTMQIFTKSNRSWFAPALKHDEIDAFKAAVKESGLTKIMVHSSYLINLAASNTDVRHKSVTSLTKELQRCQDLEIPYLVLHPGSHTGAGEEIGIAHITQNLKTILDRVPGDSMILLETMAGQGTNIGTFTHLKSIIEQIEDNSRIGVCLDTCHVFAAGHDISTPHGYETMMDDFCKTIGIRRLKALHLNDSKMPCGSKKDRHASLGEGEIPLTTFKKIMHDDRLIHVPKVLETPNPEKYADEIATLKSFV; this is encoded by the coding sequence ATGCCTCATAATAAAACGTTGATTGGTGCTCATATTTCGGCAGCAGGCGGCCTTTACAAATCAGCTGAACGTGCTCTTGAAATTGGCTGCACTACCATGCAAATTTTTACCAAAAGTAACAGAAGCTGGTTTGCGCCCGCGCTCAAGCACGATGAGATTGACGCATTCAAAGCAGCGGTAAAAGAATCAGGGCTTACAAAAATCATGGTCCATAGTTCTTATTTAATTAATTTGGCGGCAAGCAATACTGATGTTCGTCATAAATCAGTTACGTCGCTGACTAAAGAACTACAACGTTGCCAAGATTTAGAGATTCCTTATTTAGTACTGCATCCAGGCTCACACACCGGCGCTGGTGAAGAAATTGGTATTGCACATATCACTCAAAATTTAAAAACAATCTTAGACAGAGTTCCTGGGGACTCAATGATTTTGTTGGAAACCATGGCGGGGCAGGGGACCAATATTGGCACTTTTACACACCTCAAAAGTATTATTGAGCAGATTGAAGACAACAGCAGAATTGGTGTATGTCTAGATACGTGCCATGTTTTTGCTGCTGGTCATGATATCAGCACGCCACACGGTTATGAAACTATGATGGACGATTTTTGTAAAACCATTGGCATTCGTCGCCTCAAAGCGTTGCATCTCAACGATTCTAAAATGCCATGCGGTTCAAAAAAGGATCGCCATGCAAGTTTGGGCGAAGGAGAAATTCCACTGACTACGTTCAAAAAAATTATGCACGATGATCGATTGATACACGTGCCAAAAGTTCTTGAAACACCAAATCCTGAAAAATATGCTGACGAAATAGCAACGCTCAAGAGTTTTGTGTAA
- a CDS encoding DUF1015 domain-containing protein, which translates to MIRKKKIGFILFLPILSLTLSKQNFLIASQATINFRPFQAYRPTNKLVPSFTCPPYNSINSIHAYQFACSHKDNFIHVIRPTINLSTESDLYDNMAAHAGKAYLEALIKKETLKKDTKPAYYLYGQQKDGSTMFGIIGELALDNYQHDLVKPHEKIISTKKRAVTTFTKIQQAQIDPIVLAYKSNPTINAIIERTAQQKPTQQCVTEDNITHYLWVIDKQETIIKLEEAFNSISKLYIADGHHRSASAKQLFKKEPHNVFYHHILAALFSDTSITILAYNRLLKSLAGLSGYAFLNIIKKSFYLKRVADAAQAEPLKAHDFGMLLDGSWYTLSLHKKFITMRQNNPVESLDITILNELLLQPFFQVRKLIIDQDIEFIGGLKNTNELEEAYRQGGWHVAFALYPVSLQQLMSVVDAGQLMPAKATWFEPKIRPGFIVRCAN; encoded by the coding sequence ATGATTCGTAAAAAAAAGATAGGTTTTATACTATTTTTACCGATATTATCCTTAACATTATCAAAACAAAACTTTCTCATTGCCAGTCAAGCGACCATCAACTTTCGTCCTTTTCAAGCCTATCGCCCCACCAATAAACTGGTACCAAGCTTTACCTGCCCACCCTACAACTCAATCAACAGTATTCATGCCTACCAATTTGCTTGCTCACACAAAGACAATTTTATTCATGTTATTCGACCTACGATTAACCTTTCAACCGAATCCGATTTGTATGACAATATGGCAGCACATGCAGGAAAAGCTTATTTAGAAGCGTTAATAAAAAAAGAAACACTTAAAAAAGATACTAAGCCTGCGTACTATCTTTATGGTCAACAAAAAGACGGATCAACCATGTTTGGCATCATTGGCGAGTTAGCGCTGGATAATTACCAGCATGATCTTGTAAAGCCACACGAAAAAATAATTTCTACAAAAAAAAGAGCTGTTACGACATTTACTAAAATTCAACAAGCTCAAATTGATCCGATTGTTCTTGCCTACAAAAGCAATCCTACAATTAATGCAATTATTGAACGCACGGCCCAACAAAAACCAACTCAACAGTGCGTAACTGAAGACAATATTACACATTATCTATGGGTTATTGATAAACAAGAAACAATTATAAAACTTGAAGAAGCGTTTAACTCTATCTCAAAACTTTATATAGCCGATGGCCACCATCGCAGCGCTTCTGCAAAACAACTCTTTAAAAAAGAACCTCATAATGTCTTTTATCATCATATTTTGGCGGCACTTTTTTCTGATACATCAATTACCATTTTAGCATACAATCGCCTTTTAAAAAGTTTGGCAGGCCTGAGTGGTTATGCTTTTTTAAATATTATAAAAAAATCATTTTACCTTAAACGGGTAGCAGATGCCGCTCAAGCAGAGCCGCTCAAAGCTCATGACTTTGGCATGCTGCTTGATGGTTCATGGTACACATTAAGTTTGCATAAAAAATTTATAACCATGCGCCAAAATAATCCGGTCGAATCACTCGATATTACTATTTTGAACGAACTACTTTTGCAGCCGTTTTTCCAAGTAAGAAAATTAATTATCGATCAAGATATCGAATTTATTGGCGGCCTCAAAAATACCAATGAACTGGAGGAAGCATATCGTCAAGGCGGCTGGCATGTTGCCTTTGCGCTCTATCCCGTTTCATTGCAACAACTCATGAGCGTTGTAGATGCTGGCCAGCTGATGCCAGCCAAAGCAACCTGGTTTGAACCAAAAATACGTCCTGGCTTTATAGTGCGCTGTGCGAACTAA
- a CDS encoding co-chaperone GroES, whose protein sequence is MADTFKGAIKPLYDRVLVKRLESEQKTQGGIFIPDTAQEKTQLGAVIAAGEGKLMADGSVRQLRIKEGDKVLFGKFSGTEVKLSGEEFLILREEEILGRIEG, encoded by the coding sequence ATGGCAGATACATTTAAGGGAGCAATAAAGCCCCTCTACGATCGAGTCCTGGTTAAGCGCTTAGAAAGCGAACAAAAAACCCAGGGCGGCATCTTTATTCCTGATACCGCGCAAGAAAAGACTCAACTTGGAGCGGTCATTGCTGCTGGTGAAGGTAAACTTATGGCCGACGGCTCCGTGCGCCAATTGAGAATTAAAGAAGGCGACAAAGTGCTTTTCGGCAAATTTTCAGGAACTGAAGTTAAGCTGAGCGGCGAAGAGTTTTTGATTTTGCGTGAAGAAGAGATTCTTGGTCGTATTGAAGGTTAA